From a single Fibrobacter sp. UWH4 genomic region:
- a CDS encoding response regulator transcription factor, with protein MIYIVEDDADVREMETYALKSSGFEVMSFDCGKALDEQVKSVVPDLFILDIMLPGEDGLSILKRLRNQENTRNVPVIMLTAKGTELDKVKGLDLGADDYIAKPFGILELISRVRAVLRRSGQGPAERTEASNLALGGVILDDQRRSVTVDGVAVELTFKEYELLKLLMSRPGTVFSRQQILEKIWGIDFDMDTRTVDMHVKTLRQKLGSHGSIVQTVRNVGYKAL; from the coding sequence ATGATCTATATTGTGGAAGATGACGCCGATGTCCGTGAAATGGAAACCTACGCCTTGAAGAGTAGCGGTTTCGAGGTGATGTCTTTCGATTGCGGCAAGGCACTGGATGAACAGGTGAAATCGGTCGTTCCGGATTTGTTCATATTGGACATCATGCTCCCCGGTGAAGACGGCTTGAGTATTCTGAAACGCCTCCGTAACCAAGAAAATACGCGAAATGTCCCGGTAATCATGCTCACGGCCAAGGGTACGGAGCTGGACAAAGTAAAAGGTCTTGACCTAGGGGCCGACGACTATATCGCAAAGCCGTTTGGCATTCTGGAACTCATTTCTCGCGTGCGGGCTGTACTTCGCCGTTCTGGACAAGGACCTGCCGAAAGAACGGAGGCGTCGAACTTGGCTCTCGGAGGCGTGATTCTTGATGACCAGCGTCGTTCGGTAACTGTCGACGGAGTCGCTGTAGAACTTACTTTTAAGGAATATGAACTTTTAAAACTTCTGATGTCCCGACCGGGAACTGTTTTCTCTAGGCAGCAGATTCTGGAAAAGATCTGGGGCATTGATTTTGATATGGACACCCGCACCGTAGATATGCATGTGAAAACCCTTCGTCAAAAACTGGGGTCGCATGGTTCTATCGTACAGACCGTGCGAAACGTAGGATACAAGGCTCTATGA